One Penaeus monodon isolate SGIC_2016 chromosome 37, NSTDA_Pmon_1, whole genome shotgun sequence genomic region harbors:
- the LOC119596121 gene encoding uncharacterized protein LOC119596121: MNGCYLDAEEDTCNAALQTVLTDQPVGWRHVALDTALGILYFCDLNPKRKEVLCYSSGDGASWTALPSYIGHLVGYDAATAMMYAMDKKNRAMVSSADGVNWAIVDDALAATIPSVVTAAVAVPGKGSAALTPVIIGSWTADFNGLMYGGAYKAKWSSCCS; encoded by the exons ATGAACGGCTGTTACCTGGACGCCGAGGAGGACACATGCAACGCGGCGCTGCAGACGGTGCTGACGGACCAGCCGGTCGGGTGGCGACACGTGGCCCTCGACACGGCGCTCGGCATCCTCTACTTCTGCGACCTGAACCCTAAGAGGAAGGAGGTGCTGTGCTACTCCTCCGGCGACGGCGCCTCCTGGACCG CGCTGCCCTCTTACATCGGCCACCTGGTGGGCTACGACGCCGCGACAGCCATGATGTACGCCATGGACAAGAAGAACCGCGCCATGGTGAGCAGTGCCGACGGAGTCAACTGGGCCATCGTGGACGACGCCCTGGCGGCCACCATCCCCAGCGTCGTCACGGCCGCCGTCGCCGTGCCGGGCAAGGGCAGCGCCGCCCTCACGCCCGTCATCATCGGCAGCTGGACAG CCGACTTCAACGGCCTGATGTACGGCGGCGCCTACAAGGCGAAGTGGTCTAGCTGCTGCAGTTAG